A window of Castanea sativa cultivar Marrone di Chiusa Pesio chromosome 1, ASM4071231v1 contains these coding sequences:
- the LOC142622527 gene encoding laccase-14-like, whose amino-acid sequence MGLKNMSLILAFLGFVFLQGLLVCTASNVHHYSFIVKNTFFERLCSNKTMLTVNGRFPGPTIHVHKGDRAYVNVHNEASYGVTIHWHGVKQPRNPWSDGPENITQCPIKPGKNFTYEVIFSDEEGTLWWHAHSDWTRATVHGAIVILPKAKTTYPFPKPAAEQVLILGEWFKGDVKEIIDNATATGSDPKLSDAYTINGQPGFPNNCSNDASYKLTVEYGKTYLLRLVNAVMNEEMFFGIAKHNFTVVAHDGAYIKPVTTSYIMITPGQTMDILVTANQSPSHYYIAATPFSDSYAQFDSTNTSAILQYAGNYTLPSSIPYPTLPNVTDQNAADNFTTRIRSLASAEHPINVPKNISTRIFIAVSVNQILCANASCGGSGGYSRLAASLNNVSFVTPSIDILQAYYRSLTGVFGSDFPNQPPYVFNFTGDVGNNTLYPSQGAKARLINYGEAVEIVFQGTNVGNAENHPLHLHGFSFYLVGTGYGNFNATSSPSTYNLNDPPEVNTFGVPKNGWATIRFFANNPGVWFMHCHLERHASWGMDTVLIVKNGTTAKTSLLPPPTNLPTCS is encoded by the exons ATGGGACTAAAGAATATGAGTTTGATCCTAGCATTTCTAGGATTTGTTTTTCTGCAAGGTTTGCTCGTTTGCACTGCTTCTAATGTCCACCACTACAGTTTTATT GTGAAGAACACATTTTTTGAAAGACTTTGTAGCAACAAGACAATGCTTACTGTAAACGGCAGGTTCCCTGGACCAACAATTCATGTCCACAAAGGCGATAGGGCTTATGTCAATGTCCACAATGAAGCAAGTTATGGTGTCACTATTCACTG gcaTGGAGTGAAACAACCAAGAAATCCATGGTCAGATGGTCCTGAGAACATTACACAATGTCCCATCAAACCTggaaaaaattttacttatgaGGTCATATTTTCAGATGAAGAAGGAACTCTGTGGTG GCATGCACATAGTGATTGGACACGTGCCACAGTCCATGGTGCCATTGTAATTTTACCTAAGGCCAAAACCACTTATCCATTTCCCAAGCCTGCTGCGGAACAAGTACTCATACTTG GGGAATGGTTCAAGGGAGATGTGAAAGAGATAATAGATAATGCCACAGCTACCGGCAGTGATCCAAAACTATCAGATGCTTACACTATCAATGGACAACCAGGATTTCCAAACAATTGTTCTAATG ATGCTTCATATAAACTTACAGTTGAGTATGGAAAAACATATCTTCTACGTCTAGTAAACGCTGTGATGAATGAAGAAATGTTCTTTGGAATCGCCAAACACAACTTCACAGTTGTGGCGCATGATGGTGCATACATAAAGCCCGTAACCACAAGTTACATCATGATAACCCCAGGACAAACAATGGATATTTTGGTCACAGCAAACCAGTCTCCAAGTCACTATTACATAGCAGCTACTCCTTTCTCTGACTCCTATGCTCAATTTGATAGTACCAATACTTCAGCTATTCTTCAGTACGCAGGCAATTATACACTTCCATCCTCTATTCCCTACCCGACCCTTCCTAATGTCACGGACCAGAATGCGGCAGACAACTTCACAACTCGCATAAGATCTTTGGCAAGTGCTGAACACCCAATTAATGTGCCCAAAAATATCAGCACACGAATTTTCATCGCAGTTTCCGTAAACCAAATACTTTGTGCTAACGCGTCGTGTGGGGGTTCAGGTGGTTATAGCAGGCTAGCTGCAAGCTTAAATAACGTAAGTTTTGTGACCCCATCCATTGATATACTACAAGCATACTACAG GAGCTTGACAGGCGTTTTCGGAAGTGACTTCCCAAATCAGCCACCCTATGTTTTTAACTTCACAGGAGATGTGGGTAATAATACGTTATACCCAAGCCAAGGAGCAAAGGCAAGGTTGATAAATTATGGGGAAGCAGTGGAAATAGTGTTCCAAGGGACAAATGTTGGGAATGCAGAGAATCACCCATTGCATCTACATGGTTTTAGCTTCTATTTAGTTGGGACAGGTTATGGAAATTTCAATGCTACCTCTTCCCCAAGTACTTACAATCTGAATGATCCACCAGAAGTTAACACCTTTGGAGTTCCTAAGAATGGATGGGCCACGATTAGATTTTTTGCTAATAATCCag GAGTGTGGTTTATGCATTGTCATTTGGAAAGGCACGCAAGCTGGGGTATGGACACTGTCCTCATTGTGAAGAATGGAACAACCGCAAAAACAAGCCTTCTGCCACCTCCAACTAATTTGCCTACTTGTTCAtag